Proteins encoded by one window of Vigna radiata var. radiata cultivar VC1973A chromosome 5, Vradiata_ver6, whole genome shotgun sequence:
- the LOC106760141 gene encoding uncharacterized protein LOC106760141: MAAGTMATAAGAAVMLFYVLSRRLSRKVEEDSEDHGGGGDVSKSSRSVRRRRLSRRPAQAPATLLESIGTLSETLRFTYSETFGKWPIGDLAFGINYFMRKQGNLAVASVYAGSDSVQLKGDEIIVELYELLRLLTLCMLFSKKPFPVFLDSAGFSLDDVLIQKPKAGLLKPAFTIICDTQSKCLLLLIRGTHSIKDTLTAATGAVVPFHHSVLNDGGISNLVLGYAHCGMVAAARWIAKLCTPTLLKALEEFPDFKVKIVGHSLGGGTAALLTYILREQKEFSSSTCVTFAPAACMTWELAESGKHFITTIINGSDLVPTFSTSSIDDLRSEVTASSWLNDLRDQVEHTKVLNVVYRSATALGSRLPSISSAKARVAGAGAILWPVTSGTQVVMRRAQSVAEAVVRTRSSLSSWSCMSARRRNVGQSVNSKSEDLTEASLISARNTESVMTEEVVVEPMLKDENTSSSGGSGHDDTDEEEPLIPANQDITATAVEELTEGQLWYELEKELQKQDNVMNIHAQEEEAAAAKEITEEESQLVDAAAECSSSSITTSDNLDSHRFYPPGRIMHIVPVPSSDESNSNSDDPIEEHVCLYETPRELYSKLRLSRTMINDHYMPMYKKMMELLIRELEKDSNCNILN, from the exons ATGGCGGCGGGGACAATGGCGACGGCGGCCGGGGCGGCGGTGATGCTGTTTTATGTGCTGAGCCGGCGGCTGTCACGGAAGGTGGAAGAGGACAGCGAGGATCACGGAGGGGGCGGCGATGTCTCGAAATCTAGCAGATCGGTGCGCCGGAGAAGGCTTTCGAGGCGGCCGGCGCAGGCTCCGGCGACGCTGCTGGAGTCGATCGGAACGCTGTCGGAGACTTTGAGGTTCACGTATTCCGAGACCTTCGGGAAGTGGCCAATCGGCGATTTGGCCTTCGGAATCAACTACTTCATGCGCAAGCAG GGTAATTTGGCAGTTGCAAGTGTCTATGCTGGGAGTGATTCTGTGCAGCTCAAAGGGGATGAGATAATTGTGGAGCTGTACGAGTTGTTGAGGCTTTTGACTCTGTGTATGCTTTTCTCTAAGAAGCCATTTCCTGTGTTTTTAGACTCTGCTGGGTTTTCCCTTGATGATGTGCTCATTCAGAAACCGAAAGCTGGG CTTCTGAAGCCTGCATTTACGATTATATGTGATACACAATCAAAATGTTTACTTCTACTGATCCGGGGTACTCATAGCATAAAGGACACCCTGACAGCTGCAACTGGTGCTGTAGTCCCTTTTCACCATTCAGTTTTAAATGACGGTGGGATCAGCAACTTGGTTTTGGGATATGCACATTGTGGCATGGTTGCTGCTGCTAGATGGATTGCAAAGCTTTGCACTCCTACCCTACTTAAGGCTCTTGAGGAATTTCCAGACTTCAAAGTCAAG ATTGTTGGGCACTCACTTGGCGGTGGTACTGCTGCACTATTGACCTATATTCTTAGAGAGCAGAAAGAGTTCTCTTCAAGCACATGTGTCACTTTTGCTCCAG CTGCCTGTATGACATGGGAGTTAGCAGAATCAGGAAAACACTTTATTACAACCATTATAAATGGTTCTGATTTGGTGCCAACATTTTCAACTTCATCCATTGATGATCTCCGATCTGAG GTCACTGCATCATCTTGGTTGAATGATTTACGGGATCAGGTTGAACATACGAAGGTCCTGAATGTTGTCTACCGATCTGCAACTGCACTTGGATCTCGCTTACCATCTATTTCCAGTGCAAAAGCTAGGGTGGCTGGTGCTGGTGCTATTCTATGGCCAGTAACCAGTGGCACACAG GTTGTGATGAGGCGTGCACAGAGTGTTGCTGAGGCTGTTGTCAGAACTCGGTCATCACTGTCATCATGGTCTTGCATGAGTGCACGCCGCAGAAATGTGGGTCAATCAGTAAACTCTAAATCAGAGGATTTAACTGAAGCATCTCTAATATCTGCAAGGAACACAGAATCTGTTATGACTGAAGAGGTAGTAGTAGAACCTATGCTTAAGGATGAAAATACATCCTCAAGTGGAGGATCTGGCCATGATGACACAGATGAAGAAGAGCCTCTCATTCCTGCTAATCAAGACATCACTGCAACAGCTGTTGAGGAATTAACAGAAGGCCAGTTATGGTATGAGCTAGAGAAGGAGCTTCAAAAGCAGGATAATGTTATGAACATTCATGCTCAAGAAGAAGAGGCCGCAGCAGCAAAAGAGATTACAGAAGAAGAGAGTCAACTTGTTGATGCTGCTGCAGAATGCAGTAGCAGTTCAATCACTACATCAGACAACTTGGACAGCCATCGATTTTATCCCCCTGGCAGGATCATGCATATTGTTCCTGTACCTTCATCGGatgaatca